A genome region from Candidatus Omnitrophota bacterium includes the following:
- a CDS encoding tyrosine-protein phosphatase, which yields MGLWISSSSTYSDGDSRWIELAGPQNMRDVGGLTTKDGLRIRPGILFRCSRLAEATEDDCVRLHSLGLRTVLDLRSEGEIWANPDAPCILEKVEYKPLPIVIGSFATLEEIYLDIVNTYAPSIAGVFKDIANPQNLPILYHCTLGKDRTGITTALLYLLLGVDQEKIMSDYLLSLEAGYWVDPAWLQAVLDQVEREGGIEIFLSNRSVNAEIQAAVKENLLEPSSAVEEWRIH from the coding sequence TTGGGATTATGGATTTCTTCCTCCTCTACTTATTCCGACGGCGATTCTCGCTGGATCGAATTAGCCGGCCCCCAAAATATGCGCGACGTGGGAGGATTGACGACGAAAGACGGCCTGCGGATTCGTCCGGGGATTCTGTTCCGTTGCAGCCGTTTGGCGGAAGCGACGGAGGATGATTGCGTACGTTTGCATTCGCTAGGGCTGCGCACCGTTTTGGATCTGCGTTCGGAAGGGGAAATTTGGGCTAATCCCGATGCGCCCTGCATTCTGGAAAAGGTCGAATATAAACCGCTTCCCATCGTCATCGGCAGCTTCGCCACGCTGGAGGAAATCTATCTCGATATCGTCAACACCTATGCTCCTTCCATCGCGGGCGTTTTTAAGGATATCGCCAATCCCCAAAATCTGCCGATTTTATATCATTGCACATTGGGAAAAGACCGTACGGGAATTACTACCGCTTTGCTCTATCTGCTGCTGGGCGTGGATCAAGAGAAAATCATGTCGGATTACCTTTTATCGCTGGAAGCGGGCTATTGGGTCGATCCGGCGTGGCTGCAAGCTGTTTTGGATCAAGTCGAACGCGAAGGCGGCATCGAGATATTCCTATCCAACCGCAGCGTCAACGCCGAAATCCAGGCGGCAGTGAAAGAGAATTTGCTCGAACCTTCTTCCGCCGTCGAGGAATGGCGCATTCATTAA
- a CDS encoding class I SAM-dependent methyltransferase — MAKYPVYSAFAEIYDQVMRDVDYEGWSRHLIDLANRYGVKVNKILDLACGSGSMLLCLLKNGYEASGLDLSETMLRLASEKFKKAGFAVPLYRTSMESFSRLKLPRNFDLIACLYDSLNYILDENGLISCFTDVYKHLRPGGVFIFDVTTEYNLLHNFAGYTFAENFDKASYIWENEYDVIKKICNSKVTVFYEEDGQYKKQIEMHTQRVYPTSDLLEMLHNEGFDTLGAFHNMTQKPVEEKCERIHFVCRKPE; from the coding sequence ATGGCCAAATACCCCGTCTATTCGGCTTTTGCGGAAATTTACGACCAAGTGATGCGGGACGTGGATTACGAAGGCTGGTCGCGGCATCTCATCGACCTGGCGAATCGTTACGGCGTCAAAGTCAATAAGATTCTCGATTTAGCCTGCGGCTCCGGCAGCATGTTGTTGTGTTTGCTCAAAAATGGCTATGAAGCGTCGGGCCTTGATCTCTCCGAAACCATGTTGCGCCTCGCGAGTGAAAAATTCAAGAAAGCGGGATTCGCCGTTCCCTTGTATCGAACTTCCATGGAGTCCTTTTCCCGTCTGAAGCTGCCGCGAAATTTCGATTTAATCGCCTGTCTCTACGACAGTCTCAACTATATTCTAGATGAAAACGGGCTTATAAGTTGTTTCACCGACGTTTATAAGCATCTGCGGCCCGGCGGCGTTTTTATTTTCGACGTAACCACGGAATACAATCTATTGCATAATTTCGCCGGGTATACGTTCGCGGAGAATTTCGACAAAGCCTCCTATATCTGGGAAAACGAATACGATGTCATCAAGAAAATATGCAATTCCAAAGTGACGGTATTTTACGAAGAGGATGGACAATATAAAAAGCAGATCGAAATGCACACCCAGCGCGTCTATCCTACATCGGATCTTCTGGAAATGTTGCACAACGAGGGATTCGATACGTTAGGCGCCTTCCATAATATGACCCAAAAGCCGGTGGAAGAGAAATGCGAACGCATCCATTTCGTTTGCCGCAAGCCGGAATGA
- a CDS encoding nucleotidyltransferase domain-containing protein, translated as MAAIHDIQPWIATPDKVTAAIRKIIEVGKPLNLILFGSYVQGNMNIDSDVDFLVVTCDDIQNPRKESIRIRRELRGIPMPMDILVVPKSQWELLKDQPGLIYREIRTKGKVVYES; from the coding sequence ATGGCGGCGATTCATGATATCCAACCCTGGATTGCGACTCCAGACAAAGTAACGGCGGCGATTCGAAAAATTATCGAGGTCGGCAAGCCGCTGAATTTAATTCTGTTCGGTTCGTATGTTCAGGGCAATATGAATATCGATAGCGACGTAGATTTCCTTGTTGTCACTTGCGATGATATTCAAAATCCGCGAAAAGAAAGCATACGCATCCGCCGGGAGTTGCGCGGCATCCCTATGCCGATGGATATTCTTGTGGTACCCAAATCTCAGTGGGAACTTCTTAAAGACCAGCCCGGTTTGATTTACCGGGAAATTCGGACCAAAGGGAAAGTGGTCTATGAATCCTAA
- a CDS encoding TlyA family RNA methyltransferase: MTKYRLDYLLVQREAARSREEAQRLIRAGKVLVDETVADKPGVKYAEDSLIRVVERESSYAGRGGLKLEGALKRFSIDPSHRVAADLGASTGGFTECLLRLGAKKVFAIDVGRGQLAYHLQIDPRVVVLDRTNCRYLQEEILGERVDIIAADLSFISVRTVFPAMERILKKEGEAVVLIKPQFEIGKGRVGKRGIVRSQTDHLEVLESCRAFFIESGWQVKNAAPSPIAGKSGNIEFFLHLVPGKAADSISYEAIRKAVEEAHERENPSHAREKPFPSEFHPDSL, from the coding sequence ATGACAAAATACCGACTTGATTACCTGCTTGTCCAACGCGAAGCGGCGCGCAGCCGAGAAGAAGCGCAAAGGCTGATCCGAGCCGGAAAAGTGTTAGTGGATGAGACCGTGGCCGATAAGCCCGGCGTCAAATATGCGGAAGATAGCCTTATTCGAGTCGTCGAGCGCGAAAGTTCTTACGCGGGACGAGGCGGATTGAAATTGGAAGGGGCCTTGAAGCGTTTCTCCATCGATCCTTCCCATCGAGTGGCGGCGGATTTGGGCGCTTCAACCGGCGGATTTACCGAATGCCTGCTCCGTTTAGGAGCCAAAAAAGTATTCGCCATCGATGTAGGAAGGGGACAACTGGCTTATCATTTGCAAATCGATCCCCGCGTCGTGGTTCTCGACCGGACCAATTGCCGCTATCTGCAAGAAGAAATTCTAGGGGAAAGGGTGGATATTATTGCGGCGGACCTCTCCTTCATCAGCGTTCGCACCGTTTTTCCGGCGATGGAGCGAATCTTAAAAAAGGAAGGAGAAGCTGTAGTATTAATCAAGCCGCAATTCGAAATCGGCAAGGGGAGAGTGGGGAAAAGAGGAATCGTGCGCAGCCAGACGGATCATCTCGAAGTATTGGAATCCTGCCGCGCCTTTTTCATCGAATCCGGATGGCAAGTAAAAAACGCAGCCCCTTCGCCCATTGCCGGGAAATCGGGTAATATAGAATTTTTCCTGCATCTCGTTCCGGGAAAAGCCGCCGATTCCATCTCCTACGAAGCGATTCGCAAGGCGGTGGAAGAAGCGCATGAAAGGGAAAACCCGTCTCATGCCAGAGAAAAACCATTCCCCAGTGAATTCCATCCTGATTCTTTATAA
- a CDS encoding NAD(+)/NADH kinase: protein MPEKNHSPVNSILILYNAAKSLSREALDIAKKYLFASGIKFHIAEHLQMNHDGTKDDAHIPELTQNCDAVLVLGGDGTILGAARRIVDSPRPLLGINLGGFGFLTACGFDEIGWGLECLLSGKYNLVKRHLLEAKVIRPSAKDHQERFRSYAMNEALVTLLHPGRLLDIWVGEDEKNALAYRADGLIVATPTGSTGHSLSAGGPILEPHLPALVITPVSPHSLFNRPLVFDGEQEFRIWFREGAEKVGLILDGQVQTTLLSTDRIQIRRLKRTIPTVSLPDRSFSQILRVKFNLGEGSQGH from the coding sequence ATGCCAGAGAAAAACCATTCCCCAGTGAATTCCATCCTGATTCTTTATAACGCCGCTAAATCCCTTTCGCGGGAAGCGCTGGATATCGCCAAAAAATATCTCTTCGCTTCGGGGATAAAATTTCATATCGCCGAGCACCTGCAAATGAATCATGACGGAACGAAAGACGACGCCCATATCCCGGAATTGACGCAAAATTGCGACGCCGTCCTGGTTCTTGGCGGCGATGGAACCATTCTCGGCGCCGCCCGGCGGATTGTGGATTCGCCCCGCCCTTTGCTGGGAATCAATCTCGGCGGCTTTGGTTTTTTAACCGCCTGCGGCTTCGATGAAATCGGCTGGGGATTGGAATGCCTTCTTTCGGGGAAATACAACCTCGTCAAACGGCATTTGCTCGAAGCGAAAGTCATCCGGCCATCGGCGAAGGATCATCAAGAGCGATTCCGTTCCTATGCGATGAACGAAGCGCTCGTAACTCTTTTGCATCCAGGCCGTCTCCTTGATATTTGGGTGGGAGAAGACGAAAAAAACGCTTTGGCTTACCGGGCCGACGGCTTAATCGTCGCTACGCCAACCGGCTCCACCGGCCATTCTCTTTCCGCCGGAGGGCCAATTTTGGAACCGCATCTCCCCGCGCTAGTGATTACTCCCGTCTCTCCTCATTCGCTTTTCAACCGCCCTCTCGTATTTGATGGCGAACAGGAATTCCGCATCTGGTTCCGTGAAGGCGCGGAGAAAGTGGGTTTAATTCTGGACGGGCAGGTGCAAACGACGCTTCTTTCCACCGACCGCATCCAAATCCGCCGCCTGAAACGCACCATCCCCACCGTATCGCTTCCCGATCGCAGTTTTTCGCAAATTCTGCGCGTCAAATTCAATTTAGGAGAAGGTTCGCAAGGGCATTAA
- a CDS encoding glycosyltransferase, translated as MKILFVNHAFPPESFAGSEIYVYNLAKELQRRRCEVGVFYRYSDAKDDEYSLQYSNYDGIPTFKINHTYRYSRTFQDIYLNNAIAAKFGYFLREFQPDVVHFNHLTNLSLSFVKEAKAYGAVRIFTLHDYWLLCQRGQLLKRDLSHCHGPSDEDCRSCLAMPLLRGGAQRLLSRLIEKTKTSSGADVDLRQLKHAKIVTENPAFVGLACFELGDAPGETLLTHPPAEIVYPLNMLRPALLTTAIAMHPNTYSQPGGGVRFEIIRNEEILFSRLLNPKKEVSHQGWHPIAISLAPMNGENDRLILRVEAETGDNQFGTAGWRAPVIHYAETAAGDPLPPRLRQLRELGAQAVSFAAEAAAAFSERAKEGISHRKNWIRRVWDDVDMFISPSRYLRDFFIRYGLPENKTIYSDYGFVFPEAVSRTPREGPMRFGYIGTWIPSKGLDVALKAFRGVDAAKAKLFVYGYFPGYDGYEDYESCLRAFAGPAVEFRGKYAPESVFEILAQLDCLIMPSIWRENSPLTIHEAFLARLPVITADAGGMAELVREGGGLTFRSRDPDSLNAVVQSFIDRPERLDFLRARIPEVKSIAKNADEMLQLYSQLMAQSKQER; from the coding sequence ATGAAAATCCTGTTCGTCAATCACGCTTTCCCGCCGGAAAGTTTCGCCGGTTCGGAAATTTACGTCTACAATCTTGCGAAGGAACTGCAACGGCGCAGATGCGAAGTCGGCGTTTTTTATCGTTATAGCGACGCGAAAGATGATGAATATTCCCTGCAATATTCGAATTACGATGGAATTCCTACCTTCAAAATCAACCATACTTATCGATACTCCCGAACCTTTCAAGATATTTATCTGAATAACGCCATCGCGGCGAAATTCGGCTATTTTTTGCGCGAATTTCAACCCGATGTCGTCCATTTCAATCATTTAACCAACTTATCGTTATCGTTTGTCAAAGAAGCCAAGGCCTATGGCGCCGTGCGGATATTCACGCTTCACGATTACTGGCTGCTTTGCCAGAGAGGCCAGCTTTTGAAGCGGGATTTGTCGCACTGTCATGGCCCTTCCGATGAGGATTGCCGATCTTGCCTGGCCATGCCGCTGCTGCGCGGCGGAGCGCAGCGGCTTTTATCCCGTTTGATCGAAAAAACGAAAACCTCATCGGGCGCCGACGTCGATCTGCGCCAGCTGAAGCATGCGAAAATCGTAACGGAAAATCCGGCATTCGTCGGATTGGCCTGCTTCGAATTAGGCGATGCGCCTGGCGAGACATTGCTTACCCACCCTCCCGCCGAAATCGTATATCCCTTGAACATGCTGCGTCCGGCTCTGCTTACGACCGCTATAGCCATGCACCCGAATACTTACTCCCAGCCCGGCGGCGGCGTTCGCTTCGAGATTATCCGCAATGAGGAAATACTCTTTTCCCGTCTTCTGAATCCCAAAAAAGAGGTTAGTCATCAAGGTTGGCATCCTATCGCTATCTCCCTTGCTCCAATGAACGGAGAGAATGACCGCCTCATTCTCCGCGTAGAGGCGGAAACGGGAGACAATCAATTTGGAACCGCTGGATGGCGCGCCCCCGTCATCCATTATGCCGAAACCGCCGCCGGCGATCCTCTTCCCCCGCGCCTGCGCCAGCTGCGGGAATTGGGAGCGCAAGCCGTTTCTTTCGCCGCCGAGGCGGCGGCGGCTTTCTCCGAGAGAGCGAAAGAAGGGATAAGCCATCGCAAAAATTGGATTCGTCGCGTATGGGACGATGTGGATATGTTTATTTCGCCGTCGCGATATTTGCGGGATTTTTTTATCCGCTACGGCTTGCCGGAGAACAAAACGATCTACTCCGATTATGGATTCGTTTTTCCGGAAGCCGTTTCGCGAACTCCGCGCGAAGGTCCGATGCGATTCGGCTATATCGGCACCTGGATACCTTCCAAGGGGTTGGACGTCGCATTGAAAGCTTTTCGCGGCGTCGATGCAGCGAAAGCGAAGCTGTTTGTTTATGGATATTTCCCCGGATACGACGGCTATGAAGACTACGAATCCTGCCTGCGGGCGTTCGCCGGACCGGCGGTGGAATTTCGCGGAAAATACGCCCCGGAATCCGTATTCGAAATTCTGGCGCAATTGGATTGCCTGATAATGCCTTCCATCTGGCGGGAAAATTCGCCGCTCACCATCCATGAGGCGTTTCTCGCCCGTCTGCCCGTCATTACGGCGGATGCGGGAGGCATGGCGGAACTTGTGCGGGAAGGCGGAGGATTGACCTTCCGAAGCCGCGATCCGGATAGCCTCAACGCCGTGGTCCAATCCTTCATTGATCGTCCGGAGAGGCTGGATTTCTTGCGGGCGCGCATCCCCGAGGTAAAATCCATAGCGAAAAACGCGGATGAGATGCTGCAACTCTATTCTCAACTCATGGCTCAATCCAAACAGGAACGGTAA
- a CDS encoding glycosyltransferase produces MNVINKVSFFSVVIPTLNAGDDFFYLLRQLRRQVNGDKLDILIVDSGSTDRTKNIAAQFGVRIIEIDPASFNHGLTRNLGIQEAKSDFVCLLTQDAIPVNEFFLPLLGQTLEKEGAAGVCARQIPRDDASPLVRRDLEEWLNGSPQKRLADLRSCPDFFSSSPMNRFFLSVFDNVASLIRKEVWKKIPFPEAAFAEDLEWAFRVICNGYSIVYEPEAMVVHSHERSSDYLYKRTFQDHYRLYEIFGVRTIPSRIKVMRSIILSTAKDWGWLMKSFHPHPIWLKRMFNVPRFAWASAWGQYRGAKTAASGLPIHQLRDV; encoded by the coding sequence ATGAATGTAATAAATAAAGTTTCTTTTTTTAGCGTGGTTATTCCAACTTTAAATGCGGGTGACGATTTTTTTTATTTGCTCCGTCAATTGAGACGACAAGTTAACGGGGATAAGTTGGATATTTTAATTGTCGATTCGGGATCGACGGATCGAACGAAAAACATCGCCGCGCAATTCGGCGTTCGCATAATTGAAATCGATCCCGCTTCCTTTAACCACGGTCTTACGAGAAATTTGGGCATTCAAGAAGCCAAAAGTGATTTTGTTTGTCTTTTGACGCAGGACGCCATTCCTGTGAATGAATTCTTCCTTCCATTATTAGGACAAACGTTGGAAAAGGAGGGGGCCGCCGGCGTATGCGCCCGGCAAATCCCCCGTGATGACGCCTCGCCGTTAGTCCGGCGCGACCTGGAAGAGTGGTTGAATGGTTCGCCGCAAAAACGTTTGGCCGATTTGCGTTCTTGTCCCGATTTTTTCTCTTCTTCCCCTATGAATCGTTTTTTCCTTAGCGTTTTCGATAATGTCGCCAGTCTCATCCGAAAGGAAGTATGGAAAAAAATTCCTTTTCCTGAAGCCGCTTTCGCGGAAGATTTGGAATGGGCTTTTCGCGTAATATGCAATGGTTATTCGATCGTTTACGAACCGGAAGCGATGGTCGTCCATTCGCACGAACGTTCTTCCGATTATTTATACAAGCGAACGTTTCAAGACCATTATCGGTTATACGAGATTTTTGGAGTAAGAACGATCCCAAGCCGAATCAAGGTGATGCGTTCGATTATCCTCTCCACGGCGAAAGATTGGGGATGGCTGATGAAATCCTTCCATCCTCATCCGATTTGGCTAAAAAGGATGTTTAATGTTCCTCGTTTCGCTTGGGCTTCCGCCTGGGGGCAATATCGGGGCGCCAAGACGGCGGCCTCTGGGCTTCCAATCCATCAACTTCGCGATGTATAA
- a CDS encoding DUF262 domain-containing HNH endonuclease family protein, which translates to MAISNFNTSNQTFRKLMGNGLVYRVPMFQRDYSWTEEEWDDLWQDITAMLEPGGEQGHYMGYLVLQSSDERNYDIIDGQQRMTTLSLLVLSVLRNLHRLVEFKVDADDNARRAEELRKTYIGYLDPVTLIARSKLSLNRHNDQFYQNYLVPLAQLPKRNLKASEHLLRKGFEWFETRVRERLGETRSGAEMARFVDAVADRLFFTVISVTDELNAFKVFETLNARGVRLSSTDLLKNFLFSVVHGAGAHEHDIRSLEDRWEAVIGKLGSESVPDFLRVFWNSQNPLTRHADLFKTIRSSIKGKADVFALLRDMDRDADIYAALGDAHDAMWNAKQRDHITELVMFNIRQPYALLLAAKRVLDDEEFTRVLRACSVISFRYNVIGNLAANEQERVYNSIAERIAKKQRTNATDIIRALRPIYPTDEQFRGAFSEKQVRTTSARNRQVIRYILFEIERHVANRAFDYTSDKYTIEHILPEHPDEDWTSFTDEQVDRYVYRIGNLTPLEAAANRDIGNKSYQEKRAFFEQCNFHITQRVANEHLEWNPERIASRQQWLANQATAIWRLPELS; encoded by the coding sequence ATGGCCATATCAAATTTCAATACATCGAATCAGACTTTCCGAAAGCTGATGGGTAACGGCCTTGTGTACCGCGTTCCAATGTTTCAGAGAGATTACTCATGGACTGAAGAGGAATGGGATGACCTTTGGCAGGATATTACAGCGATGCTGGAACCCGGCGGCGAACAAGGTCACTATATGGGATATCTAGTTTTACAGTCCAGCGACGAGCGTAACTATGACATTATTGACGGTCAGCAACGAATGACCACATTGAGTTTGCTCGTTCTTTCCGTATTGCGCAATCTCCATCGTTTAGTGGAATTTAAGGTCGATGCAGACGACAACGCGCGCCGCGCTGAGGAATTGCGCAAAACCTACATCGGCTATCTCGATCCCGTTACGCTTATTGCCAGGTCGAAATTGTCGTTGAATCGCCATAACGACCAGTTTTATCAAAACTATCTTGTACCGCTTGCGCAGTTGCCAAAACGCAATTTGAAGGCATCGGAACACCTTTTGCGGAAAGGCTTCGAATGGTTTGAGACTCGCGTGCGCGAGCGCTTAGGCGAGACGCGCAGCGGGGCGGAGATGGCCAGATTTGTCGATGCAGTCGCCGATCGTCTTTTCTTCACGGTTATTTCGGTTACCGATGAATTGAATGCCTTCAAAGTTTTCGAAACGCTGAACGCTCGAGGAGTTCGTCTTTCTTCAACCGATCTGCTTAAAAATTTTCTTTTCTCAGTTGTGCACGGCGCTGGCGCTCATGAACATGATATTCGTTCGCTCGAAGATCGTTGGGAAGCAGTCATCGGCAAACTCGGCAGTGAAAGCGTGCCTGATTTCCTGCGCGTTTTCTGGAACAGCCAGAATCCTCTAACGCGTCATGCTGACTTGTTCAAAACCATTCGCAGCAGCATAAAAGGTAAAGCGGATGTCTTTGCATTGCTCCGCGACATGGACAGAGACGCGGATATTTACGCGGCATTAGGCGACGCGCATGACGCTATGTGGAATGCCAAACAAAGGGATCATATAACCGAGTTGGTTATGTTCAATATCAGGCAACCTTACGCCTTATTGCTCGCCGCGAAGCGCGTTTTGGACGATGAGGAATTTACGCGCGTCTTAAGAGCCTGTTCCGTAATCTCTTTCCGGTATAATGTCATTGGCAATCTTGCCGCGAACGAACAGGAACGAGTCTACAATTCTATTGCGGAAAGAATCGCGAAGAAACAACGGACGAACGCAACCGATATTATCCGAGCCTTACGACCAATCTATCCTACGGATGAACAATTTCGCGGAGCCTTTTCGGAAAAGCAGGTCCGAACTACATCCGCCCGCAATCGCCAAGTCATTCGTTATATTCTCTTCGAAATCGAGCGGCATGTTGCGAATCGGGCATTTGACTATACAAGCGATAAGTACACTATCGAACATATATTGCCGGAACATCCCGATGAAGATTGGACATCATTCACCGATGAGCAAGTTGACCGATATGTTTATCGAATCGGAAACTTGACGCCTTTGGAAGCCGCAGCGAACCGCGATATTGGAAATAAATCCTATCAAGAGAAACGAGCATTCTTCGAACAATGCAATTTCCATATAACCCAACGAGTGGCGAACGAGCACTTGGAATGGAATCCTGAACGCATCGCTTCCCGTCAACAATGGCTTGCCAACCAGGCGACAGCGATATGGCGATTGCCGGAATTATCGTAG
- a CDS encoding sigma-54 dependent transcriptional regulator — MKNKTQSKENLKGVCIAILSPKGKTANNLTDALMKAGCKVVCADDLEKLLKITSKAPAKALLLDLSFCEAYYQKFANNDPELENAGSEIIIVAAEGKSEEAFAWAKKVSGYFITTPTSAEEITILLERAMDSQLLKKRLARYESPDSSMERFGPIIVKSPEMKDVVRLANILSTREDSILFVGAIGTGKELLAKTIHENSARRHGPFYSINCRSFSSEDLAVELFGRGEPTNGETEEEQTLLDMCESGTLLLDEIGVISPNVQGKLQRFLEDNTFTRVNSRTVCKADVRIFASTSVPLDEAVAKGEFSEDLYFRLNRFTLHIPPLRRRVEDIPVLTKTILLTMSQERGEEGMKITEEALKLLMEYHWPGNIRELENCLEFSALVSGGNPIEPKHLPKQFHDEVGSIFIGASVDELPTIDEIERRYILRVMDATRGNKVKAAQILDINRATLHRKLQMYDQQKVANL, encoded by the coding sequence ATGAAGAATAAAACGCAATCAAAAGAAAACCTCAAAGGCGTGTGCATCGCAATATTATCGCCAAAAGGAAAAACGGCGAATAATTTGACCGATGCGCTCATGAAAGCAGGATGTAAAGTCGTATGCGCCGACGACCTCGAAAAGTTACTGAAGATCACATCGAAAGCCCCGGCGAAAGCATTGTTGCTGGATTTGTCGTTTTGCGAAGCGTATTATCAAAAATTCGCAAATAACGACCCGGAGTTGGAAAACGCAGGATCGGAAATCATCATCGTCGCGGCCGAAGGAAAATCGGAAGAAGCTTTCGCATGGGCCAAGAAGGTCAGCGGGTATTTTATTACTACGCCAACATCCGCCGAGGAGATTACGATCCTTTTGGAACGGGCTATGGATTCTCAGCTTCTGAAGAAGCGTCTGGCTCGGTACGAAAGTCCGGATTCTTCTATGGAACGTTTCGGGCCGATCATCGTCAAATCGCCGGAAATGAAGGACGTCGTTCGTTTGGCCAATATCCTCTCCACGCGCGAGGATAGCATTCTTTTCGTCGGCGCGATCGGTACGGGAAAAGAATTGCTGGCGAAAACGATTCATGAAAACAGCGCCCGCCGCCACGGTCCCTTTTATTCCATCAATTGCCGTTCTTTCTCCAGCGAGGATCTCGCCGTTGAACTTTTCGGACGGGGCGAACCAACTAACGGGGAAACGGAAGAAGAACAAACGCTTCTGGATATGTGCGAATCCGGTACGCTGCTTCTGGACGAGATCGGCGTGATCTCTCCCAATGTGCAAGGCAAATTGCAGCGTTTTCTGGAAGACAACACGTTCACGCGAGTGAATTCGCGTACGGTTTGCAAAGCGGACGTTCGCATTTTCGCTTCTACCAGCGTTCCGCTCGACGAAGCGGTAGCCAAAGGCGAATTTTCGGAAGACCTTTATTTCCGCTTGAATCGCTTTACGCTGCATATCCCACCGTTGCGCCGCCGGGTGGAGGATATCCCCGTTTTAACCAAAACCATCCTTTTAACGATGTCCCAGGAGAGGGGCGAGGAAGGTATGAAGATTACGGAAGAGGCGCTGAAGCTGTTAATGGAATATCATTGGCCCGGCAATATCCGCGAATTGGAGAATTGCTTGGAATTTTCCGCCCTCGTCTCCGGCGGCAATCCGATCGAACCCAAGCATCTGCCCAAGCAATTCCACGATGAAGTCGGCAGCATTTTCATCGGCGCTTCCGTAGACGAATTGCCCACCATCGATGAAATCGAACGGCGGTATATTCTTCGCGTCATGGACGCTACGCGAGGCAATAAGGTGAAAGCAGCGCAAATTCTCGATATCAACCGCGCCACGCTTCACCGCAAGTTGCAGATGTACGATCAGCAAAAAGTCGCTAATCTCTAA